One genomic segment of Sphingomonas sp. JUb134 includes these proteins:
- a CDS encoding NADP-dependent oxidoreductase produces the protein MHESKSVRVHAFGGPEVLRVEPVPIPQAKDDEVLVRVAAASLNPVDYKTREGEFPPVGEDALPAILGRDLAGTIEAVGTRAHYMLRKGDPVFAFIGFDRGGQSGYVVVKALELAAAPASIDLVHAAAVPLAGMTAWQGLFDHGGLQAGQRVLIHGGAGGVGHLAVQFAKAKGATVFVTAGTGDLDYVRSIGADTAIDYKNQRFEDVATDIDLVLDLVGGETQTRSFAVLRDGGTLVSTLDVAEPDKGRDRNIRVPERWLAQVNTKQLGEIAALIDAGKVKVEVAAVFPVEDAPSAYERLEKGHVRGKIVLTF, from the coding sequence ATGCACGAGAGCAAATCGGTACGGGTGCACGCATTTGGTGGGCCGGAGGTGCTGCGGGTCGAACCGGTCCCGATCCCCCAGGCCAAGGATGACGAGGTGCTGGTCCGGGTCGCCGCCGCCAGCCTGAATCCTGTCGACTACAAGACGCGCGAGGGCGAGTTCCCGCCGGTCGGCGAGGACGCGCTGCCCGCCATTCTGGGCCGCGACCTTGCCGGGACGATCGAGGCGGTCGGCACCCGTGCGCACTATATGCTTCGCAAGGGCGACCCCGTGTTCGCCTTCATCGGCTTCGATCGCGGTGGGCAGAGCGGATATGTGGTGGTGAAGGCGCTGGAGCTTGCCGCCGCGCCAGCTTCGATCGATCTCGTGCATGCGGCCGCGGTGCCGCTGGCGGGCATGACGGCGTGGCAGGGGCTGTTCGACCACGGCGGCTTGCAGGCGGGGCAACGCGTGCTGATCCATGGCGGTGCCGGTGGCGTGGGACACCTCGCCGTCCAATTCGCCAAGGCAAAGGGCGCGACGGTGTTCGTGACCGCGGGGACGGGCGATCTCGACTATGTCCGCTCGATCGGCGCGGATACGGCGATCGACTACAAGAACCAGCGGTTCGAGGACGTCGCGACCGACATCGACCTCGTGCTCGACCTGGTCGGCGGCGAGACGCAGACCCGGTCCTTTGCCGTGCTGCGCGACGGTGGCACGCTCGTCTCCACGCTCGATGTCGCCGAACCCGACAAGGGCAGGGACCGCAACATCCGCGTGCCGGAACGCTGGCTGGCACAGGTCAACACGAAGCAGCTCGGCGAAATCGCGGCGCTGATCGACGCGGGCAAGGTGAAGGTCGAGGTTGCCGCGGTGTTTCCCGTCGAAGACGCGCCCTCTGCATACGAGCGGCTGGAGAAGGGCCATGTCCGCGGAAAGATCGTGCTGACCTTCTAA
- a CDS encoding cation transporter, producing MSNALPEALVPLMRRAERLEWWSIAWTISVIAVMGAAMGSSQTMKTAWIEDCLSLIPPIVFLVAVRVERWAPTNRFPNGFQRAPSLAFAIAAAALTALGGSLLVNSAMSLFAQEHATIGAIDVFGHELWLGWVMVAAQIYSIVVPLVLGRLKLPLARALNDKTLFTDAQTQKANWMTGIAGIGGVIGIGLGYWWADAVAAGIIALDILNDGLRALCAATAELVDGTPRALDSPKIAEDAAAIDQLLRARFPGAEVRLRETGRIIHAQVIGATPPAQKVYPATYWTGDPERSWRLGQISFVAPEPAEQEPAASASKGNG from the coding sequence ATGAGCAACGCCCTGCCCGAAGCGCTCGTGCCGCTGATGCGCCGCGCCGAGCGGCTGGAATGGTGGTCGATCGCCTGGACGATCAGCGTGATCGCCGTGATGGGCGCGGCAATGGGATCCAGCCAGACGATGAAGACGGCCTGGATCGAGGATTGCCTGAGCCTGATCCCGCCGATCGTGTTCCTGGTCGCCGTCCGGGTTGAGCGCTGGGCGCCGACAAACCGGTTTCCGAACGGCTTCCAGCGCGCGCCCAGCCTCGCCTTCGCCATCGCGGCGGCAGCGCTGACGGCGCTCGGTGGAAGCTTGCTGGTGAACTCCGCGATGAGCCTGTTCGCGCAGGAACATGCCACCATCGGTGCCATCGACGTCTTTGGTCACGAATTATGGCTCGGCTGGGTCATGGTCGCAGCCCAGATCTATTCGATCGTGGTGCCGCTGGTGCTCGGCCGGCTGAAGCTGCCGCTGGCCAGGGCACTCAACGACAAGACGCTGTTTACCGACGCGCAGACCCAGAAGGCGAACTGGATGACCGGCATCGCCGGGATCGGTGGCGTGATCGGGATCGGGCTCGGCTATTGGTGGGCCGATGCCGTAGCGGCCGGCATCATTGCTCTGGACATCCTCAACGACGGATTGCGCGCCCTTTGTGCGGCAACGGCCGAGCTGGTGGACGGAACGCCGCGGGCTCTCGACAGTCCGAAGATCGCCGAAGATGCCGCCGCCATAGACCAGCTACTCAGAGCCCGCTTCCCGGGCGCGGAGGTCCGGTTGCGCGAAACCGGCCGGATCATCCACGCGCAAGTGATCGGCGCGACGCCTCCTGCACAAAAGGTGTATCCCGCAACCTATTGGACTGGGGATCCGGAACGATCCTGGCGCCTGGGCCAGATCAGCTTCGTGGCACCCGAGCCGGCTGAGCAGGAGCCCGCGGCATCCGCATCGAAGGGGAACGGCTGA
- a CDS encoding membrane-bound PQQ-dependent dehydrogenase, glucose/quinate/shikimate family, protein MTDSRTSSFGSPPSQVQAGPETRRWGSWSSIVVGAVIALIGLILAAGGAWLAMLGGSLYYLVVGVAMAVAGALLIKGRLAGGWLYLGIVAVTFIWAWWESGPDAWALVPRIVAPVVLLVAVLLVMPTLSWRRNRWQLALGGVAAAVLVTGVNLWVADANAPNPIWSQLPAPGTAGMADPSGQQVGADWPAYGGTYSARRYSPLAQINPANVGKLERAWLIHTGDLPKSEKIRNTYGAETTPLKIGDTLYLCTPKNIMIALEAATGRERWRYDPKVPDEAIPYTAACRGVVYYAVPGMAADQVCATRIIEGTLDARLIAVDARSGRLCPDFGTNGQTDAKVGMGEVPPGFVSINSPPTLVRGVLVTGHQVLDGQDRWAPSGVIQGFDARTGQLRWAWDMMNPQWSGYPPEGQTWARGTPNMWTIASGDEQLGLVYLPMGNAAVDYYSSLRRPEEKRFATSLVAIDVTTGKPRWRFQAVRNDVWDYDFGAQATLVDFKGTPALVLPSKQGDIYVLDRRNGRALTPVGAIRAPSGGVEPEQRAATQPVSLWHTLRKPDLAERDMWGMSPIDQMICRIQYRKASYKGFFTPPEAGRHSIEYPGYNGGTDWGGIAVDPQRGVIVANYNDMPNYVTLVPRAEANKRGWAPRDQARGDIGGAEGAGDPQANTPYAVDVNAGWRNKFWPFSKNGTGMLCKEPPYGGIRAINMADGKIIWDRAFGTARTNGPFGIPSMLPFTIGTPNNGGAVVTAGGLVFIAAATDNLIRAIDLRTGKTIWQDVLPGGGQATPMTYEANGKQYLVIMAGGHHFMETPVSDALIAYALPD, encoded by the coding sequence GTGACCGACTCCAGAACCTCTTCCTTCGGCAGTCCCCCTTCGCAAGTGCAGGCGGGTCCAGAAACACGCCGCTGGGGTAGCTGGAGTTCGATCGTCGTCGGCGCCGTGATCGCGCTGATCGGACTGATCCTGGCGGCAGGAGGCGCATGGCTCGCCATGCTGGGCGGGTCCCTTTATTATCTGGTCGTCGGCGTCGCGATGGCGGTGGCAGGCGCTCTGCTCATCAAGGGGCGGCTTGCCGGCGGCTGGCTGTATCTCGGCATCGTTGCTGTCACCTTCATATGGGCATGGTGGGAATCGGGTCCGGATGCCTGGGCGCTGGTGCCGCGGATCGTCGCGCCCGTCGTGCTGCTGGTCGCCGTGCTGCTCGTGATGCCGACGCTGAGCTGGCGGCGTAACCGCTGGCAGCTGGCGCTGGGCGGCGTGGCGGCGGCGGTGCTGGTCACCGGGGTGAACCTGTGGGTGGCGGACGCCAATGCGCCCAATCCGATCTGGAGCCAGCTGCCCGCACCCGGCACCGCCGGGATGGCAGATCCGTCCGGTCAGCAGGTCGGCGCCGACTGGCCGGCCTATGGCGGCACGTACAGCGCCCGGCGCTACTCGCCGCTGGCGCAGATCAATCCGGCAAACGTCGGCAAGCTGGAGCGAGCGTGGTTGATCCACACCGGCGACCTGCCGAAGTCGGAGAAAATCCGGAACACCTATGGCGCGGAGACGACGCCGCTGAAGATCGGCGACACGCTCTATCTGTGCACCCCCAAGAATATCATGATTGCGCTGGAGGCGGCGACCGGCCGGGAGCGCTGGCGCTACGATCCCAAGGTGCCGGACGAGGCAATTCCCTATACCGCCGCGTGCCGCGGCGTCGTCTATTATGCGGTTCCGGGCATGGCAGCCGACCAGGTTTGTGCGACCCGGATCATCGAAGGCACGCTCGACGCGCGCCTGATCGCCGTGGATGCACGCAGCGGCCGGCTCTGCCCGGACTTCGGCACCAACGGCCAGACGGACGCGAAGGTCGGCATGGGAGAGGTGCCGCCGGGCTTCGTCTCGATCAATTCGCCGCCGACGCTGGTGCGCGGGGTGCTGGTGACCGGGCATCAGGTGCTCGATGGACAGGACCGCTGGGCGCCCTCTGGCGTGATCCAGGGCTTCGACGCGCGCACCGGTCAGCTGCGCTGGGCGTGGGACATGATGAACCCGCAGTGGAGCGGCTATCCGCCCGAGGGCCAGACCTGGGCACGCGGCACCCCCAACATGTGGACGATCGCTTCGGGCGACGAGCAGCTGGGTCTGGTCTATCTTCCGATGGGCAATGCGGCGGTGGATTATTACTCCAGCCTGCGCCGGCCGGAGGAGAAGCGGTTCGCAACCTCGCTGGTCGCGATCGACGTGACCACGGGCAAGCCCCGCTGGCGCTTCCAGGCGGTGCGCAACGACGTATGGGACTATGACTTCGGCGCACAGGCGACGCTCGTCGATTTCAAGGGCACTCCGGCGCTGGTGCTGCCGTCGAAGCAAGGCGACATCTATGTGCTCGACCGCCGCAACGGTCGTGCGCTGACGCCGGTGGGCGCGATCCGCGCCCCCTCGGGCGGCGTCGAGCCGGAGCAGCGCGCCGCCACCCAGCCGGTGTCGCTGTGGCACACGCTGCGCAAGCCCGACCTGGCCGAGCGCGACATGTGGGGCATGTCGCCCATCGACCAGATGATCTGCCGCATCCAGTACCGTAAGGCGAGCTACAAGGGCTTCTTCACGCCGCCCGAGGCCGGGCGTCACTCGATCGAATACCCCGGCTATAACGGCGGCACCGATTGGGGCGGCATCGCGGTCGATCCACAGCGCGGGGTGATCGTCGCCAATTACAACGACATGCCCAACTACGTCACGCTGGTGCCCCGCGCCGAGGCGAACAAGCGGGGCTGGGCGCCGCGCGATCAGGCGCGCGGCGACATCGGCGGCGCGGAGGGTGCCGGCGATCCGCAGGCGAACACGCCCTATGCGGTCGACGTGAATGCCGGCTGGCGCAACAAGTTCTGGCCGTTCTCGAAGAACGGCACCGGCATGCTGTGCAAGGAGCCTCCCTATGGCGGCATCCGGGCGATCAACATGGCCGACGGCAAGATCATCTGGGATCGTGCGTTCGGGACCGCACGCACCAACGGGCCGTTCGGTATTCCCTCGATGCTGCCCTTCACCATCGGCACGCCCAACAACGGTGGCGCGGTGGTGACCGCCGGCGGACTGGTGTTCATCGCCGCGGCCACCGACAATCTGATCCGGGCGATCGACCTGCGCACCGGCAAGACGATCTGGCAGGATGTGCTGCCGGGCGGCGGCCAGGCGACGCCGATGACCTATGAAGCGAACGGCAAGCAGTATCTGGTGATCATGGCGGGCGGACACCACTTCATGGAAACGCCGGTCAGCGACGCGCTGATCGCCTATGCGCTGCCCGATTGA
- a CDS encoding IS110 family transposase → MTCYVGLDVSMKETAICVVDETGDRIWDGKSRTDPDAIAAVLARRAAGAVRIGIETGPMTVWLWHALTERELPVVCLHARHAAAALKLQMNKTDRNDAFGLARLVRSGWYRPVAVRSMDTHRLRALLITRDQLVGMSTALINKIRGLAKTFGILVGPGKGGTFERQVRATLPDDPVVAALFESLLAMLSTLREQQLAIAKQLGRVARQSGACRLMMTMPGVGPLTAVSFMTTIEDPHRFRRSQDVGAYLGLTPRRYQSGEVDINGRISKCGDRLTRKLLFEAANVMLSRTSQASALKDWAAAIGRRSGFWKARVALARKLAVILHRMWIDGRGFDPKVTAMA, encoded by the coding sequence ATGACCTGCTATGTTGGCCTAGATGTGTCGATGAAGGAGACCGCGATCTGCGTCGTGGACGAAACGGGCGATCGCATATGGGACGGTAAGTCGCGAACGGACCCGGACGCTATTGCGGCCGTGCTGGCGCGGAGGGCCGCAGGAGCCGTGAGGATCGGTATCGAGACGGGCCCGATGACCGTGTGGTTGTGGCACGCATTGACCGAGCGAGAGCTGCCGGTGGTGTGTCTTCATGCCAGGCATGCTGCGGCAGCGCTGAAGCTGCAGATGAACAAGACGGACCGCAACGACGCGTTTGGGTTGGCACGGCTGGTCCGCTCGGGCTGGTACCGGCCGGTCGCTGTTCGCTCGATGGATACGCACCGGTTGCGTGCGCTCCTGATCACGCGAGACCAGCTGGTCGGCATGAGCACCGCGCTCATCAACAAGATACGCGGCCTGGCGAAGACTTTCGGCATTCTGGTCGGACCCGGAAAGGGTGGCACCTTCGAACGTCAGGTCCGGGCAACGCTGCCGGACGATCCGGTGGTCGCCGCACTGTTCGAGAGCCTACTGGCGATGCTGAGCACATTGCGGGAGCAACAGCTTGCCATTGCCAAGCAGCTCGGCCGGGTTGCCCGGCAAAGCGGCGCCTGCCGCTTGATGATGACGATGCCCGGCGTCGGACCGCTGACGGCCGTCAGCTTCATGACCACCATCGAGGATCCTCACCGGTTCCGACGCTCGCAGGATGTCGGCGCCTATCTCGGTCTCACTCCGCGTCGCTACCAGTCGGGCGAGGTCGACATCAACGGCCGCATCTCCAAGTGCGGAGATCGTCTCACCCGCAAGCTGCTGTTCGAAGCGGCCAATGTCATGCTGTCGCGGACCTCGCAGGCGTCGGCGCTGAAGGACTGGGCTGCCGCCATCGGCCGGAGATCGGGCTTCTGGAAGGCGCGCGTTGCGCTGGCCCGCAAGCTGGCGGTGATCCTGCACCGGATGTGGATCGACGGGCGAGGCTTTGACCCAAAGGTGACTGCCATGGCCTGA
- a CDS encoding IS630 family transposase, translated as MANAGGRPTMPLVLEAEERDYLERQVRRRRVSRSMSERCRIILRCADGIQSKVVAAELGVHEHTVGKWRRRFLKDRVEGLMDEARPGRPRTIDDDQVAAVIERTLRSTPTDATHWSIRSMAGATGFSHTTIRRIWSAFGLQPHRSETFKLSSDPLFVEKVRDIVGLYLSPPNRALVLSVDEKSQIQALDREQPVLPMMPGVPERRTHSYVRHGTTSLFAALDIASGFVIGKCYKRHRAAEFLDFLKQIDAQVPPDLDVHIIMDNYATHKTALVRAWLARRPHYHVHFTPTSASWINQVERWFAELTRKQLRRGVHTSTNQLEQDIRAFIERHNENPKPYRWTKSADEILASVKRFCQAADRTLCGEL; from the coding sequence ATGGCGAACGCGGGCGGCCGACCGACGATGCCTCTGGTGTTGGAGGCGGAGGAGCGGGACTATCTGGAGCGGCAGGTTCGCCGGCGGCGGGTGTCTCGCTCGATGTCGGAGCGGTGCCGTATTATCCTTCGCTGTGCGGACGGTATTCAGAGCAAGGTTGTCGCTGCTGAGTTGGGCGTGCACGAGCACACAGTCGGTAAGTGGCGACGGCGCTTCCTGAAGGACCGAGTTGAGGGACTGATGGACGAGGCTCGGCCCGGACGACCGAGAACGATCGACGATGATCAGGTTGCTGCCGTGATCGAGCGCACACTCCGCTCCACGCCAACTGACGCGACCCACTGGTCGATACGCTCGATGGCGGGTGCGACCGGCTTCTCCCACACGACGATCCGGCGCATCTGGTCGGCCTTTGGGCTGCAACCGCATCGGTCGGAGACGTTCAAGCTGTCGAGCGATCCCCTGTTCGTGGAAAAGGTCCGCGACATTGTCGGGCTCTATCTCTCCCCGCCTAACCGCGCGTTGGTGCTCAGCGTCGACGAGAAGAGCCAGATCCAGGCGCTCGATCGAGAGCAGCCGGTCCTGCCGATGATGCCAGGAGTACCCGAGCGGCGCACTCACAGTTACGTCCGTCACGGCACGACCTCGCTGTTCGCAGCGCTCGACATCGCTTCGGGGTTCGTGATCGGCAAATGCTACAAGCGTCATCGCGCCGCCGAGTTTCTGGACTTCCTTAAGCAGATCGACGCCCAGGTGCCGCCCGATCTCGATGTCCACATCATCATGGACAATTACGCGACCCACAAAACCGCGCTCGTCCGGGCCTGGCTCGCCCGCAGGCCGCACTATCATGTGCATTTCACGCCGACTTCGGCTTCGTGGATCAACCAGGTCGAGCGCTGGTTTGCCGAACTTACCCGCAAGCAACTGCGCCGCGGCGTCCATACCTCCACCAATCAGCTCGAGCAGGACATCCGTGCCTTCATCGAGCGCCACAACGAGAACCCGAAGCCCTACCGATGGACCAAGTCCGCCGACGAGATACTCGCCTCCGTAAAGCGCTTCTGCCAAGCCGCAGACCGTACGTTATGCGGCGAACTTTAG
- a CDS encoding short-chain fatty acyl-CoA regulator family protein — protein sequence MAPNRDRKLYLGPRLRMLRRELGINQTRMAEELGVSPSYLNHLERNQRPLTAQMLLRLADTYDIDVRGFVAGANEAAASDLHEIFADDLVREIGIGRQEVLEVAENYPGVAEAVKRLYRALADLRQLPARVETAGASDTRLSSPLAWSRDWLDRRRNHLPELDEAAEALSLGICDDPEVLREAMVARLREQHGTTVRVVPMEVLPGALRHYDLHRRRLMLSEQLSAASRLFGIAVQLAQVELSEAIAAAVVIAGPPNAETRALAFQIATNYAAAALVMPYARFHAAAEASRYDLDLLSHRFGASIEQVAHRLTTLDRPGARGVPLFFLKLDVAGNVAKRFAEASTPFARFGGGCPRWRVHRAIRRPGETVVDLAVLPDDARYLTWARAISAPADTEPTLLVLGCEARHADRIGYAAAASGTTPIGPACHLCERPDCPDRSLPPITRALAPETFRRPTTRYTFRQI from the coding sequence GTGGCGCCAAATCGCGATCGGAAGCTTTATCTCGGACCGCGCCTGCGGATGCTCCGGCGCGAGCTGGGCATCAATCAGACGCGCATGGCGGAGGAACTGGGCGTCTCGCCGAGCTACCTCAACCATCTGGAGCGGAACCAGCGTCCTCTCACCGCGCAGATGCTGCTGCGACTGGCGGACACCTATGACATCGACGTGCGCGGCTTTGTGGCGGGCGCGAACGAAGCTGCGGCGAGCGACCTGCACGAGATCTTTGCTGACGATCTAGTCCGCGAGATCGGCATCGGCCGCCAGGAGGTGTTGGAAGTCGCAGAAAACTACCCCGGCGTCGCGGAGGCGGTGAAGCGGCTGTACCGCGCACTTGCGGACCTGCGCCAGTTACCCGCCCGGGTCGAAACGGCGGGCGCGTCAGATACCCGCCTGTCCTCGCCCCTCGCCTGGTCGCGCGACTGGCTAGACCGGCGTCGCAATCATCTTCCCGAGCTGGACGAAGCGGCGGAGGCGCTATCGCTGGGCATCTGCGACGATCCGGAGGTGCTGCGCGAGGCGATGGTAGCGCGATTGCGCGAACAACATGGCACCACTGTTCGGGTCGTCCCGATGGAGGTTCTTCCCGGCGCGCTACGCCACTACGACTTGCACCGGCGCCGTTTGATGCTCTCGGAACAGCTCTCGGCCGCGAGCCGCCTGTTCGGCATCGCCGTGCAGCTGGCGCAAGTGGAGTTGAGCGAGGCTATCGCTGCTGCCGTTGTGATCGCCGGTCCGCCCAATGCGGAAACGCGAGCGCTCGCCTTCCAGATCGCGACGAACTACGCGGCGGCCGCGCTGGTAATGCCCTATGCCCGCTTCCACGCCGCCGCCGAAGCAAGTCGATACGACCTCGACCTCCTCTCACATCGCTTCGGCGCGTCGATCGAGCAGGTCGCACACCGGCTGACCACGCTTGATCGACCGGGTGCGCGAGGCGTCCCGCTGTTCTTTCTCAAGCTGGATGTTGCCGGCAATGTTGCCAAGCGTTTCGCGGAGGCAAGCACGCCCTTTGCCCGCTTCGGTGGCGGTTGCCCACGCTGGCGCGTCCACCGGGCAATACGCCGGCCTGGGGAGACAGTGGTCGACTTGGCCGTGTTGCCGGACGATGCGAGATATCTGACCTGGGCACGGGCGATCAGCGCGCCCGCAGATACAGAACCGACGCTGCTGGTTCTGGGCTGTGAGGCGCGCCACGCCGATCGGATCGGATACGCAGCCGCGGCGAGCGGAACAACACCGATCGGTCCGGCCTGCCATCTATGCGAGCGCCCAGACTGTCCGGATCGTTCGCTTCCACCGATCACGCGAGCACTCGCCCCGGAGACGTTCCGAAGGCCTACCACGCGTTATACCTTTCGCCAGATCTAG
- a CDS encoding isocitrate lyase, producing the protein MIYQDLVAELVGLIARHGNWNGIAAEAAARMRLQNRFDCGLDIARHTARIMRADMAAFDADPARYTQSLGCWHGFIGQQKVISIRKHFGSTARRYLYLSGWMVAALRSEFGPLPDQSMHEKTSVPALIEELYTFLKQADARELGLLFRDLDAARATNDHARERDLLERIDAFETHVVPIIADIDAGFGNAEATYLLAKKMIEAGACALQIENQVSDEKQCGHQDGKVTVPHEDFIAKIRACRYAFLELGVEDGIIVARTDSLGAGLTKQIAYSREPGDLGGQYNEFLDCEEVSDLAALRGDVLIERDGQLVRPRRLPSNLFQFREGTGADRVVLDCVTALRHGADLLWIETEKPHIEQIAAMTDRIRAVVPDAKLVYNNSPSFNWTLNFRQQVFDAWTAEGRDLADYERAALMSVIYDGTELAREADERIRTFQRDASARANIFHHLITLPTYHTAALSTDTLARDYFGEAGMLGYVAGVQRREIRDGIACVRHQNMSGSDIGDDHKEYFAGDSALKAGGVHNTMNQFA; encoded by the coding sequence ATGATCTATCAGGACCTTGTCGCGGAATTGGTGGGTTTGATCGCGCGCCACGGGAATTGGAACGGCATCGCAGCGGAGGCAGCTGCGCGAATGCGGCTCCAGAACCGCTTCGACTGCGGGCTCGACATCGCGCGGCATACGGCGCGGATCATGCGGGCGGACATGGCAGCGTTCGACGCTGACCCGGCGCGGTACACCCAGTCGCTCGGCTGCTGGCACGGCTTCATCGGCCAGCAGAAGGTCATCAGCATTCGCAAGCATTTCGGCTCCACCGCGCGCCGGTATCTCTACCTGTCGGGCTGGATGGTGGCGGCGCTCCGGTCCGAGTTCGGGCCGCTTCCCGACCAGTCGATGCACGAGAAGACCAGCGTTCCCGCACTGATCGAGGAGCTCTACACCTTCCTGAAGCAGGCGGACGCACGCGAGCTGGGGTTGTTGTTCCGTGACCTCGACGCCGCGCGGGCCACCAACGACCACGCACGCGAGCGCGACCTGCTGGAACGTATCGACGCGTTCGAGACGCATGTCGTGCCGATCATCGCCGACATCGACGCCGGCTTCGGCAATGCCGAGGCGACCTATCTCCTCGCCAAGAAGATGATCGAGGCGGGCGCCTGCGCGCTCCAGATCGAGAACCAGGTGTCGGACGAGAAGCAGTGCGGCCACCAGGACGGCAAGGTCACCGTCCCGCATGAGGACTTCATCGCCAAGATCCGCGCCTGCCGCTACGCCTTCCTCGAATTGGGCGTGGAGGACGGGATCATCGTCGCCCGCACTGACTCACTCGGCGCGGGGCTGACCAAGCAGATTGCCTATAGCCGCGAACCGGGGGACCTCGGCGGCCAGTATAATGAATTTCTCGACTGCGAGGAGGTCAGCGACCTCGCGGCCCTGCGCGGCGACGTGCTGATCGAACGGGACGGACAGCTGGTCCGGCCCAGGCGGCTGCCGTCCAACCTGTTCCAGTTCCGCGAGGGCACCGGTGCGGACCGGGTCGTGCTCGACTGCGTGACGGCACTCCGGCATGGCGCCGATCTGCTGTGGATCGAGACGGAGAAGCCGCATATCGAGCAGATCGCGGCCATGACCGACCGCATCCGCGCGGTTGTTCCCGACGCCAAGCTGGTCTACAACAACTCGCCCTCGTTCAACTGGACGCTGAACTTCCGCCAGCAGGTGTTCGACGCCTGGACGGCGGAGGGGCGCGATCTCGCCGACTACGAGCGCGCGGCGCTGATGAGCGTAATCTATGACGGGACCGAGCTGGCGCGCGAGGCGGACGAGAGGATCCGGACGTTCCAGCGCGACGCAAGCGCGCGGGCGAACATCTTCCACCACCTTATCACGCTGCCGACCTATCATACCGCGGCGCTCAGCACCGACACCCTCGCCCGCGACTATTTCGGGGAAGCGGGAATGCTTGGCTATGTCGCCGGCGTGCAGCGTCGCGAGATCCGCGACGGCATCGCCTGCGTCCGGCACCAGAACATGTCCGGCAGCGACATCGGCGACGACCACAAGGAATATTTCGCCGGGGATTCCGCCCTGAAAGCCGGCGGCGTTCACAACACCATGAACCAGTTCGCCTGA